One genomic segment of Alicycliphilus denitrificans K601 includes these proteins:
- a CDS encoding L,D-transpeptidase Cds6 family protein: MKHASCPLSRLLRIATLSALLGMPLAHAADDYSEITQLLRTGKAQEALVKADQRIAANPRDPQLRFLRGVAQADTGKQADAIATFTKLTEDYPELPEPYNNLAVLYANQNQLDKARAALEMAIRTNPSYATAHENLGDIYAKLAGQAYNKALQLDATQANSLRPKLALIRELFSADAKATVSKVASSARAPAPAPAPAAAPTPAPAAAPAPAPTPAPAAAPQAAPAAPADAPAPAAPKAAASSSAEKDVAKAVHAWAAAWESQDMNAYLGAYAKNFRPQNQSSRAAWEKERRERIVGRAKITVDISDLRVHVDGDKAQARFRQQYSSGSMNVSSRKTLDMVNQSGHWSIVRESTGG; encoded by the coding sequence ATGAAGCACGCAAGCTGCCCCCTTTCCCGACTCCTGCGCATTGCCACCCTGTCGGCGCTGTTGGGGATGCCACTGGCCCATGCGGCGGACGACTACTCCGAGATCACGCAGCTGCTGCGCACCGGCAAGGCGCAGGAGGCCCTCGTCAAGGCCGACCAGCGCATCGCCGCCAACCCGCGCGACCCCCAGCTGCGCTTTCTGCGCGGCGTGGCGCAGGCCGACACTGGCAAGCAGGCCGACGCCATCGCCACGTTCACCAAGCTCACGGAAGACTATCCCGAACTGCCCGAGCCCTACAACAACCTGGCGGTGCTCTACGCCAACCAGAACCAGCTCGACAAGGCGCGCGCCGCCCTGGAGATGGCCATCCGCACCAACCCCAGCTACGCCACGGCGCATGAGAACCTCGGCGACATCTATGCCAAGCTGGCGGGCCAGGCCTACAACAAGGCCCTGCAGCTGGACGCCACCCAGGCCAACTCGCTGCGCCCCAAGCTTGCCCTGATCCGCGAGCTGTTCTCCGCCGACGCCAAGGCGACCGTCTCCAAGGTGGCCTCCTCCGCGCGCGCGCCTGCGCCTGCGCCCGCTCCGGCTGCCGCTCCCACACCGGCACCCGCCGCCGCACCGGCGCCGGCGCCCACTCCTGCCCCCGCTGCCGCGCCCCAGGCCGCGCCGGCAGCGCCCGCCGATGCCCCGGCACCGGCGGCGCCCAAGGCCGCCGCCTCCAGCAGCGCCGAGAAGGACGTGGCGAAGGCCGTCCACGCCTGGGCGGCCGCATGGGAGAGCCAGGACATGAACGCCTACCTGGGCGCCTACGCCAAGAACTTCCGGCCCCAGAACCAGTCGAGCCGCGCGGCCTGGGAGAAGGAGCGCCGCGAACGCATCGTCGGCCGCGCCAAGATCACCGTGGACATCAGCGACCTGCGCGTCCATGTGGACGGCGACAAGGCCCAGGCGCGTTTCCGCCAGCAATACAGCTCGGGCAGCATGAACGTCTCGAGCCGCAAAACGCTGGACATGGTGAACCAAAGTGGCCACTGGTCCATCGTCCGTGAATCCACGGGCGGCTGA
- the cysS gene encoding cysteine--tRNA ligase produces the protein MSLRIYNTLSRALEDFSPLEAGHVRMYVCGMTVYDLCHLGHARSMIAFDVVQRWLRASGLAVTYVRNITDIDDKIIRRAVENGETIRSLTDRMIDALHEDADALGIERPTHEPRATEYVPQMLSMIGTLQSRGLAYQAANGDVNYAVRKFPGYGRLSGKSLDELNAGERVAVQDGKLDPLDFVLWKGAKPEEPAEVKWQSAYGEGRPGWHIECSAMGCTLLGESFDIHGGGADLAFPHHENEIAQSEGATGKPFARVWMHNGFINVDNEKMSKSLGNFFTIRDVLKEYDAETVRFFVVRSHYRSPLNYSDVHLDDARAALKRLYTALSLVAPAPVAIDWAEPHAARFKAAMDEDFGTPEAVAVLFDLAGEVNRSKSPGAAGLLKALGGHLGLLQGDPQAFLKAGAGLDEPAIQARIAARAAAKAAKNFAEADRIRADLLAQGIVLKDSAAGTTWEAAQ, from the coding sequence ATGAGTTTGCGCATCTACAACACGCTGTCGCGTGCATTGGAAGACTTTTCCCCGCTCGAGGCCGGCCATGTACGCATGTACGTGTGTGGCATGACGGTGTACGACCTGTGCCACCTGGGCCATGCGCGCTCCATGATCGCCTTCGACGTGGTGCAGCGCTGGCTGCGCGCCTCGGGCCTGGCCGTCACCTACGTGCGCAACATCACCGACATCGACGACAAGATCATCCGCCGCGCCGTGGAGAACGGCGAAACCATCCGCAGCCTGACGGACCGCATGATCGACGCACTGCACGAGGACGCCGACGCCCTGGGCATCGAGCGCCCCACGCACGAGCCGCGCGCCACCGAGTACGTGCCGCAGATGCTCTCCATGATCGGCACGCTGCAGAGCAGGGGCTTGGCCTACCAGGCGGCCAACGGCGACGTGAACTACGCGGTGCGCAAGTTCCCGGGCTACGGCAGGCTCTCGGGCAAGTCGCTCGACGAGCTCAACGCCGGCGAGCGCGTGGCCGTGCAGGACGGCAAGCTCGACCCGCTGGACTTCGTGCTCTGGAAGGGCGCCAAGCCCGAGGAGCCCGCCGAGGTCAAGTGGCAAAGCGCCTACGGCGAGGGCCGCCCGGGCTGGCACATCGAATGCTCGGCCATGGGCTGCACGCTGCTGGGCGAGAGCTTCGACATCCACGGCGGCGGCGCCGACCTGGCCTTCCCCCACCACGAGAACGAGATCGCCCAGAGCGAGGGCGCCACGGGCAAGCCCTTCGCCCGGGTGTGGATGCACAACGGCTTCATCAACGTGGACAACGAGAAGATGTCCAAGAGCCTGGGCAACTTCTTCACCATCCGCGACGTGCTCAAGGAGTACGACGCCGAAACCGTGCGCTTCTTCGTCGTGCGCAGCCACTACCGCAGCCCGCTGAACTACAGCGACGTGCACCTGGACGACGCGCGCGCCGCCCTGAAGCGCCTGTACACCGCGCTGAGCCTGGTCGCGCCCGCGCCCGTGGCGATCGATTGGGCGGAGCCGCACGCCGCGCGTTTCAAGGCGGCCATGGATGAGGACTTCGGCACGCCCGAGGCCGTGGCCGTGCTGTTCGACCTCGCGGGCGAGGTCAACCGCAGCAAGTCGCCCGGGGCGGCCGGGCTGCTCAAGGCACTGGGCGGCCACTTGGGCCTGCTGCAGGGCGACCCGCAGGCCTTCCTGAAGGCCGGCGCGGGGCTCGACGAACCGGCCATCCAGGCCCGGATCGCCGCGCGCGCGGCCGCCAAGGCCGCGAAGAACTTCGCCGAGGCCGACCGCATCCGCGCCGACCTGCTGGCCCAGGGTATCGTGCTCAAGGACTCCGCCGCGGGCACGACCTGGGAGGCGGCGCAGTAA
- a CDS encoding DNA-3-methyladenine glycosylase family protein, translating to MAAIKKTAEATPPDYWAEACKHLTKRDRVMRRLIPQVGDVAPYPRGDAFSTLARSIVGQQVSVASAQRVWDQFAALPRSMTPRSVLKLKVDDMRAAGLSARKVEYLVDLALHFDSGQLHVKQWGQMDDAAIVAELVAIRGISRWTADMFLIFHLARPNVLPLDDTTLIQGISRHYFSGDPVSRSDAREVAEAWKPWCSVASWYIWRSLAPLPVDY from the coding sequence GTGGCAGCTATAAAAAAAACAGCAGAAGCAACCCCTCCCGACTATTGGGCCGAGGCCTGCAAGCACCTGACCAAGCGGGATCGCGTGATGCGCCGCCTGATCCCCCAGGTGGGCGACGTGGCGCCGTACCCGCGCGGGGACGCGTTCAGCACGCTGGCGCGCTCCATCGTGGGCCAGCAGGTGTCCGTGGCATCGGCGCAGCGCGTGTGGGACCAGTTCGCCGCGCTGCCGCGCAGCATGACGCCGCGCAGCGTGCTCAAGCTCAAGGTGGACGACATGCGCGCGGCCGGCCTTTCGGCGCGCAAGGTGGAATACCTGGTCGACCTGGCGCTGCACTTCGACAGCGGCCAGCTGCACGTGAAGCAGTGGGGCCAGATGGACGATGCGGCCATCGTCGCCGAGCTGGTGGCCATCCGCGGCATCAGCCGCTGGACGGCCGACATGTTCCTGATCTTCCACCTGGCGCGGCCCAACGTGCTGCCGCTGGACGACACCACCCTGATCCAGGGCATCAGCCGGCATTATTTTTCGGGCGACCCCGTGAGCCGCAGCGACGCGCGCGAGGTCGCCGAGGCCTGGAAGCCCTGGTGCAGCGTGGCGAGTTGGTATATTTGGCGGTCGCTCGCCCCCCTGCCGGTTGACTATTGA
- a CDS encoding acetyl-CoA carboxylase carboxyltransferase subunit alpha: MAKKTFLDFEQPIAELESKIEELRYVQNESAVDISEEIDQLSKKSHQLTKDIYSDLTPWQITKIARHPERPYTMDYVREIFTDFVELHGDRHFADDQSIVGGLARFNGHACMVLGHQKGRDTKERAARNFGMSKPEGYRKALRLMKTAEKFRLPVFTFVDTPGAFPGIDAEERGQSEAIGRNIYEMAQLEVPIVTTVIGEGGSGGALAISVADQVIMLQYSIYSVISPEGCASILWKTSDKAQDAADAMGITAHRLKALGLVDKIVNEPVGGAHRDHKQMAAFLKRALGDAYRQLSDLKPKELLERRYERLQSYGRFTDTKADSR; this comes from the coding sequence TTGGCAAAAAAGACCTTTCTGGACTTCGAGCAGCCCATTGCCGAGCTGGAATCCAAGATCGAAGAACTGCGGTATGTCCAAAACGAGAGCGCGGTCGATATCTCCGAGGAGATCGATCAGCTCAGCAAGAAAAGCCACCAGCTCACCAAGGACATCTACAGCGACCTGACCCCCTGGCAGATCACGAAGATCGCGCGCCACCCCGAGCGCCCCTACACCATGGACTACGTGAGGGAGATCTTCACGGACTTCGTGGAGCTGCACGGCGACCGCCACTTCGCTGACGACCAGTCCATCGTCGGGGGCCTCGCGCGCTTCAACGGCCACGCCTGCATGGTGCTGGGCCACCAGAAGGGGCGCGACACCAAGGAGCGCGCCGCGCGCAACTTCGGCATGAGCAAGCCCGAGGGCTACCGCAAGGCCCTGCGCCTCATGAAGACGGCCGAGAAGTTCAGGCTGCCCGTGTTCACCTTCGTGGACACGCCCGGCGCCTTCCCCGGCATCGACGCCGAGGAGCGCGGCCAGTCCGAGGCCATCGGCCGCAACATCTACGAGATGGCGCAGCTCGAGGTGCCCATCGTTACCACCGTGATCGGCGAGGGCGGCTCCGGCGGCGCGCTGGCCATCAGCGTGGCCGACCAAGTCATCATGCTGCAGTACTCGATCTACTCCGTCATCAGTCCCGAGGGCTGCGCCTCCATCCTCTGGAAGACCAGCGACAAGGCGCAGGACGCGGCCGACGCCATGGGCATCACGGCGCACCGCCTCAAAGCCCTGGGCCTGGTGGACAAGATCGTCAACGAACCCGTGGGCGGCGCGCACCGCGACCACAAGCAGATGGCCGCCTTCCTCAAGCGCGCGCTGGGCGACGCCTATCGCCAGCTGTCGGACTTGAAGCCCAAGGAACTGCTGGAGCGCCGCTACGAGCGCCTGCAAAGCTACGGCCGCTTCACCGACACCAAGGCCGACAGTCGCTGA
- the tilS gene encoding tRNA lysidine(34) synthetase TilS, whose protein sequence is MTQSFDAAMHAFAPRLPLAVGLSGGADSTALLLACAGRWPGQVHAFHVHHGLQAAADGFEQHCVALCARLQVPLSVRRVDARHASGQSPEDAARQARYKAFEALALDNQARAAIGTIALAQHADDQVETLLLALSRGAGVAGLAAMPAQWERGGLHWSRPLLRVAGADVRAWLQQQGEHWVEDPTNADERYTRNRIRRRLLPALQQAFPHFRDTFARSCAHAAQASELLQELARADLAAVGQPPRIAALRLLSRARQANVLRHWLRSAHGTTPASAQLDALLDQIAACATRGHRIHLKVGSGHVVREAGALGWYNRPVLDLISARDGGAPKQPSQ, encoded by the coding sequence ATGACCCAGTCCTTCGACGCCGCCATGCATGCCTTCGCGCCCCGGCTGCCCCTGGCCGTGGGTCTGAGCGGCGGCGCGGACTCGACGGCGCTCCTGCTCGCTTGCGCCGGGCGCTGGCCCGGGCAGGTGCACGCCTTCCACGTGCACCACGGCCTGCAGGCCGCGGCGGACGGGTTCGAGCAGCATTGCGTGGCACTGTGCGCGCGCCTGCAGGTGCCGCTGTCCGTGCGTCGCGTGGATGCGCGCCACGCCAGTGGCCAGAGCCCCGAAGATGCGGCGCGCCAGGCGCGCTACAAGGCTTTCGAGGCCCTGGCGCTCGACAATCAAGCGCGGGCAGCTATCGGAACAATAGCGCTGGCGCAGCATGCCGACGACCAGGTCGAGACCCTGCTGCTGGCCCTGTCGCGCGGCGCCGGCGTGGCCGGCCTGGCCGCCATGCCCGCGCAGTGGGAGCGCGGCGGTCTGCACTGGAGCCGGCCGCTGTTGCGCGTGGCCGGCGCCGACGTGCGCGCCTGGCTGCAGCAGCAGGGCGAGCACTGGGTGGAAGACCCCACCAATGCCGACGAGCGCTACACGCGCAACCGTATCCGCCGCCGGCTGCTGCCCGCGCTGCAGCAGGCCTTCCCGCATTTCCGCGATACCTTTGCGCGCAGCTGCGCGCACGCGGCGCAGGCCAGCGAACTGTTGCAGGAACTGGCCCGGGCAGACCTGGCCGCCGTCGGCCAGCCGCCGCGCATCGCGGCGCTGCGGCTCCTGAGCCGCGCGCGCCAGGCCAACGTGCTGCGCCACTGGCTGCGCAGCGCGCACGGCACCACGCCGGCGAGCGCGCAGCTCGATGCTCTGCTCGACCAGATCGCCGCCTGCGCCACGCGCGGACACCGCATCCACCTCAAGGTGGGCAGCGGCCACGTGGTGCGCGAAGCAGGCGCGCTCGGTTGGTACAATCGACCGGTTTTGGACCTTATTTCCGCACGGGACGGCGGCGCACCAAAACAACCTTCGCAATAG
- a CDS encoding aspartate kinase, translating to MALFVHKYGGTSMGSTERIRNVAKRVAKWARAGHQVVVVPSAMSGETNRLLALAKDLAPARASAAFHREQDMLAATGEQASSALLAIALQAEGMEAVSYAGWQVPIRTDSSYTKARIESIDDKRVRADLDAGRVVIITGFQGIDDEGNITTLGRGGSDTSAVAVAAAMKADECLIYTDVDGVYTTDPRVVSQARRLKSVSFEEMLEMASLGSKVLQIRSVEFAGKYKVPMRVLSSFTPWDIDINEEAKSGTLITFEEDEQMEQAVVSGIAFNRDETKISVLGVPDKPGIAYQILGPVADANIEVDVIIQNISKDGRTDFSFTVNHNDHARTLELLREKVVPALGAQEVVGDTAICKVSIVGIGMRSHVGVAAKMFRVLSEEGINIQMISTSEIKTSVVIEDKYLELAVRALHKAFDLDQPAAA from the coding sequence ATGGCACTGTTCGTTCATAAATACGGCGGCACCTCGATGGGCTCGACCGAGCGCATCCGCAACGTCGCCAAGCGCGTAGCCAAGTGGGCACGGGCCGGCCACCAGGTCGTGGTGGTGCCCAGCGCCATGAGTGGCGAAACCAACCGCCTGCTGGCCCTGGCCAAAGACCTCGCCCCCGCGCGCGCGAGCGCGGCCTTCCACCGCGAGCAGGATATGCTGGCCGCCACCGGCGAGCAGGCATCGTCGGCCCTGCTGGCCATCGCGCTGCAGGCCGAAGGCATGGAGGCGGTGAGCTACGCCGGCTGGCAGGTGCCGATCCGCACCGACAGCAGCTACACCAAGGCGCGCATCGAATCCATAGACGACAAGCGCGTGCGCGCCGACCTGGACGCGGGCAGGGTGGTCATCATCACGGGCTTCCAGGGCATCGACGACGAGGGCAACATCACCACGCTGGGCCGCGGCGGCTCCGACACCTCGGCCGTGGCCGTGGCCGCAGCCATGAAGGCCGACGAATGCCTGATCTACACCGACGTGGACGGCGTCTACACCACCGACCCGCGCGTCGTGTCGCAGGCCAGGCGCCTCAAGAGCGTGAGCTTCGAGGAGATGCTGGAAATGGCCAGCCTGGGCAGCAAGGTGCTGCAGATCCGCTCGGTGGAGTTTGCCGGCAAGTACAAGGTGCCCATGCGCGTGCTCTCCAGCTTCACGCCCTGGGACATCGACATCAACGAAGAGGCCAAATCCGGCACCCTGATCACCTTTGAGGAAGACGAACAAATGGAACAAGCCGTCGTTTCCGGCATCGCTTTCAACCGCGACGAAACCAAGATCTCCGTGCTCGGCGTGCCCGACAAGCCCGGCATCGCCTACCAGATCCTGGGCCCCGTGGCCGACGCCAACATCGAAGTGGACGTGATCATCCAGAACATCAGCAAGGATGGCCGCACCGACTTCAGCTTCACCGTCAACCACAACGACCACGCGCGCACGCTGGAACTGCTCAGGGAAAAGGTGGTGCCCGCCCTGGGCGCGCAGGAAGTGGTGGGCGATACCGCCATCTGCAAGGTCAGCATCGTCGGTATTGGCATGCGCAGCCACGTGGGCGTGGCCGCCAAGATGTTCCGCGTGCTGAGCGAGGAGGGCATCAACATCCAGATGATCTCCACCTCCGAAATCAAGACCTCGGTCGTGATCGAGGACAAGTACCTGGAACTGGCCGTGCGCGCCCTGCACAAGGCCTTCGACCTGGATCAGCCGGCAGCCGCCTGA
- a CDS encoding chloride channel protein: MHQEPDFFHNLRQEFADGWRWVERSIVLAYAAAAGLCVVAFTLLSNLAFEWFMRLYHWHGGWAVLLWTPALTAAIVWATRRWAPGAAGSGIPQVMAAQEAALTGAQRSGLVSLRLSIAKIVLAGFGFLAGLSIGREGPSVQVAAGVMHHARRWFGPRTGITGHALLVAGGAAGIAAAFNAPLAGVLFAIEELARKLESRASGLILSAIVLAGLMGVSAFGNLTYFGRIQVTALGWDALLPGLCVALACGVLGGLFAKVMAASLTGAPNRFNRLRERFPIRFAAAGGLVLAAIGLVTEGATFGAGSEAVKHMLAGHAEVPAFFVTLKFIATWLSAWVGAPGGIFAPSLSIGAGIGHNVSLFAGAAIAPALIAMGMAAFLAAVTQAPLTAFIIVMEMVDGHAMVLSLMAAAMLASLVSRMLARPLYGALAQHMLKMALPAPEEAQGGPARQRQ, translated from the coding sequence ATGCACCAGGAACCCGATTTCTTCCACAACCTGCGCCAGGAGTTCGCAGACGGCTGGCGCTGGGTGGAGCGCAGCATCGTGCTGGCTTATGCGGCAGCGGCGGGCCTATGCGTGGTGGCCTTCACGCTGCTGTCGAACCTGGCGTTCGAATGGTTTATGCGCCTGTACCACTGGCATGGCGGCTGGGCCGTTCTGCTGTGGACGCCCGCGCTCACGGCCGCCATCGTCTGGGCCACGCGGCGCTGGGCGCCGGGCGCGGCGGGCTCTGGCATTCCCCAGGTGATGGCGGCGCAGGAGGCGGCGCTGACCGGCGCCCAGCGCAGCGGCCTCGTCTCGCTGCGGCTCTCCATCGCCAAGATCGTGCTCGCGGGCTTCGGGTTTCTTGCGGGACTGTCGATCGGACGCGAGGGGCCTTCGGTGCAAGTGGCCGCAGGCGTGATGCACCATGCGCGGCGCTGGTTCGGTCCGCGCACGGGCATCACCGGGCATGCACTGCTGGTGGCGGGCGGAGCGGCGGGGATCGCGGCGGCCTTCAACGCTCCGCTGGCCGGGGTTCTGTTCGCCATCGAGGAGCTTGCGCGCAAGCTCGAATCGCGCGCCAGCGGCCTCATTCTTTCGGCCATCGTGCTGGCGGGCCTGATGGGGGTGTCGGCGTTTGGCAACCTGACCTACTTCGGCCGCATCCAGGTGACCGCGCTGGGCTGGGATGCGCTGCTGCCGGGCCTGTGCGTGGCGCTGGCCTGCGGCGTGCTGGGCGGGCTGTTCGCCAAGGTGATGGCGGCCTCGCTCACGGGCGCGCCGAACCGCTTCAACCGGCTGCGCGAGCGCTTTCCGATCCGCTTTGCGGCGGCGGGCGGACTGGTCCTTGCGGCGATCGGCCTGGTGACGGAGGGCGCCACCTTTGGCGCGGGCTCCGAGGCGGTGAAGCACATGCTGGCGGGCCATGCCGAAGTGCCGGCCTTCTTCGTCACGCTCAAGTTCATCGCCACCTGGCTTTCGGCCTGGGTGGGCGCGCCCGGGGGCATCTTCGCGCCCTCGCTGTCCATCGGCGCAGGCATCGGGCACAACGTGTCGCTGTTCGCTGGCGCGGCCATCGCGCCCGCGCTCATCGCCATGGGCATGGCGGCCTTTCTCGCGGCGGTGACGCAGGCGCCGCTCACGGCGTTCATCATCGTCATGGAGATGGTGGACGGCCACGCCATGGTGCTCAGCCTGATGGCGGCGGCGATGCTGGCCAGCCTGGTCTCGCGCATGCTGGCGCGGCCCTTGTACGGGGCGCTGGCCCAGCACATGCTGAAGATGGCCCTGCCCGCGCCCGAGGAGGCGCAAGGCGGCCCCGCCAGGCAGCGCCAATAA
- a CDS encoding TetR/AcrR family transcriptional regulator, translating to MTEHSRYLPADERRNATVEAVIALAAQQNPVDITTTAIAQKMGVTQGALFRHFPSKDAILQAVMSWVAQRLLSRVDRAAQAAASPAAALEAVFMAHIDFVSEHPGVPRLIFGELQRQEQTVPKQLVQTLLVHYGERLRGLLEAGKARGELDEGLDVQAAAVLFIGTVQGLVMQSLLAGDVARMRRDAAQVFAIYRRGIGRAR from the coding sequence ATGACCGAACATTCCAGGTATCTACCGGCCGACGAGCGGCGCAATGCCACGGTGGAGGCGGTGATCGCCCTGGCGGCGCAGCAGAATCCGGTCGACATCACGACCACCGCCATCGCTCAGAAGATGGGGGTGACCCAGGGAGCGCTGTTTCGCCACTTTCCGAGCAAGGACGCCATCCTGCAGGCGGTCATGTCCTGGGTCGCGCAGCGCCTGCTGTCTCGAGTGGACCGGGCGGCGCAGGCAGCGGCGTCGCCGGCCGCGGCACTGGAGGCGGTGTTCATGGCACACATCGACTTCGTGTCCGAGCATCCGGGCGTTCCGCGTCTCATTTTTGGCGAGCTGCAGCGGCAGGAGCAGACCGTCCCGAAGCAACTGGTGCAGACATTGCTCGTCCACTACGGCGAGCGGCTGCGCGGCCTGCTTGAGGCCGGCAAGGCGCGGGGCGAGCTGGATGAGGGGCTCGACGTGCAGGCCGCCGCCGTGCTGTTCATTGGCACGGTGCAGGGTTTGGTGATGCAGTCCCTGCTGGCAGGCGACGTGGCGCGCATGCGCCGCGATGCGGCGCAGGTGTTCGCCATCTATCGCCGCGGCATCGGGAGGGCGCGATGA
- a CDS encoding efflux RND transporter periplasmic adaptor subunit, which produces MKVPHLQRRTLALIAAIVPLAALFVYVVLRSGPLAPVAVTLGTVQSRAVAPALAGIGTVQARYIYKIGPTAAGRVQRLDVHVGDMVRAGQVLGEMDPVDLDERIRAQQAAIKSAEAGLRQAEARQSYALDQARRYGQLVSVRATSEENLATRQQELAVADAALAAAREDASRLRSELQALRAQRGNLRLVAPVAGLVAARDADPGTTVVAGQAVIRLMDPASLWVDARFDQISAQGLAAGLPAEVVLRSRHGQPLAARVLRTEPLADAVTEELLAKVIFDALPRPLPPIGELAEVTVHLPPLPEAPTIPNAALRTVDGQRGVWKFKDGELAFAPLRLGRADLDGQVQVREGLAVGDAIVVYSERTLGPKSRVHVVERIAGVSP; this is translated from the coding sequence ATGAAGGTGCCGCACCTGCAGCGTCGCACGCTGGCGCTGATCGCCGCCATCGTGCCACTGGCGGCCTTGTTCGTCTATGTCGTGCTGCGCTCGGGGCCGCTGGCGCCGGTGGCCGTGACGCTGGGCACGGTGCAGTCGCGCGCAGTGGCCCCGGCGCTGGCGGGCATCGGCACGGTGCAGGCACGCTACATCTACAAGATCGGCCCCACTGCCGCTGGCCGCGTGCAACGCCTGGACGTACATGTGGGGGACATGGTGCGGGCGGGCCAGGTGCTGGGCGAGATGGACCCCGTGGACCTGGACGAGCGCATACGCGCCCAGCAGGCCGCGATCAAGAGTGCCGAGGCTGGCCTGCGCCAGGCAGAGGCCCGGCAGAGCTACGCTCTGGATCAGGCGCGGCGCTACGGGCAACTGGTGTCCGTGCGTGCGACCAGCGAGGAAAACCTCGCCACCCGGCAGCAGGAGCTGGCCGTGGCCGATGCCGCGCTGGCGGCCGCGCGCGAGGACGCGAGCCGCCTGCGCTCGGAGCTGCAGGCGCTGCGCGCGCAGCGCGGCAACCTGCGCCTGGTAGCCCCCGTGGCCGGGCTGGTGGCCGCGCGCGACGCCGACCCCGGCACCACCGTCGTGGCGGGACAGGCGGTGATCAGGCTCATGGACCCCGCCAGCCTGTGGGTGGATGCGCGCTTCGACCAGATCAGCGCCCAGGGACTGGCGGCCGGCCTGCCGGCCGAGGTGGTGCTGCGCTCGCGCCACGGCCAGCCGCTGGCCGCGCGCGTGCTGCGCACCGAGCCGCTGGCCGACGCGGTGACCGAGGAACTGCTGGCCAAAGTCATCTTCGATGCGCTGCCCCGGCCGCTGCCCCCGATCGGGGAGCTGGCCGAGGTCACCGTGCATCTGCCACCGCTGCCCGAGGCGCCGACCATTCCCAACGCCGCCTTGCGTACCGTGGACGGCCAGCGCGGTGTGTGGAAGTTCAAGGATGGCGAGCTGGCCTTCGCGCCGCTGCGCCTGGGCCGCGCAGACTTGGACGGCCAGGTGCAGGTGCGGGAGGGCCTGGCCGTGGGCGACGCCATCGTGGTCTACAGCGAAAGGACCCTGGGCCCCAAGAGCCGCGTGCACGTGGTCGAGCGCATCGCTGGGGTGTCTCCATGA
- a CDS encoding ABC transporter permease has translation MISLAGRDILHAWGKFVFTGIGLGLLIGVTLTMAGVYRGMVDDGRVLLDNSGADLWVVQRDTLGPYAESSSVPDDLWRSLRAMPGVAQAANVTYLTMQVGHGDKDVRAMVVGVAAGGPGVPGWPPQLVAGRQITRGHYEAVADAAAGVRLGDVLKIRRNRYTVVGLTRRMVSSAGDPMVFIPLKDAQAAQFLKDNDAVLMQRRRTEANPAFNRPAVPDLLDAVIASQTSNGQVNAVLVRLRPGFTPQEVADPIRLWLRLTVYDRAQMEGILVGKLIATSAKQIGMFLVILALVSAAIVAFLIYTLTMDKIREIAVLKLIGTRNRTIAAMIVQQALVLGLIGFVVGKITATFAAPLFPKYVLLVPFDTVAGFAAVMAICVLSSVVAIRVALRVDPAQAIG, from the coding sequence ATGATCAGCCTGGCCGGGCGCGACATCCTGCATGCCTGGGGCAAGTTCGTCTTCACCGGCATAGGCCTGGGCCTGCTGATCGGCGTGACGCTGACCATGGCTGGCGTGTACCGCGGCATGGTGGACGACGGCAGGGTGCTGCTGGATAACAGCGGCGCCGATCTGTGGGTGGTGCAGAGGGACACGCTGGGCCCCTATGCCGAATCGTCCAGCGTGCCCGATGACCTGTGGCGCAGCCTGCGCGCCATGCCCGGCGTGGCGCAGGCGGCCAACGTCACCTACCTGACCATGCAGGTGGGCCACGGCGACAAGGACGTGCGCGCGATGGTGGTAGGCGTCGCCGCGGGCGGGCCCGGCGTGCCGGGCTGGCCGCCGCAGCTGGTGGCGGGGCGCCAGATCACGCGCGGGCATTACGAGGCCGTTGCCGACGCCGCCGCCGGCGTGCGCCTGGGCGACGTGCTGAAGATCCGCCGCAACCGCTACACCGTGGTGGGTCTCACGCGGCGCATGGTGTCGTCCGCCGGCGATCCCATGGTGTTCATACCGCTCAAGGATGCGCAGGCGGCGCAGTTCCTCAAGGACAACGACGCCGTCCTCATGCAGCGTCGCCGCACCGAGGCCAACCCGGCCTTCAACCGCCCGGCCGTGCCCGACCTGCTCGATGCGGTGATCGCCTCGCAGACCAGCAACGGCCAGGTGAACGCCGTGCTGGTGCGCCTGCGGCCCGGCTTCACGCCGCAGGAGGTGGCCGATCCGATCCGCCTTTGGCTGCGCCTGACGGTCTACGACCGCGCGCAGATGGAAGGCATCCTCGTGGGCAAGCTCATTGCCACCTCTGCCAAACAGATCGGCATGTTCCTGGTGATCCTGGCGCTGGTCAGCGCGGCCATCGTCGCGTTCCTGATCTACACGTTGACCATGGACAAGATCCGCGAAATCGCCGTGCTCAAGCTCATAGGCACGCGCAACCGCACGATTGCCGCCATGATCGTGCAGCAGGCCCTGGTGCTGGGCCTGATCGGCTTCGTCGTCGGCAAGATCACGGCCACCTTCGCCGCGCCGCTGTTCCCGAAGTACGTGCTGCTGGTGCCGTTCGACACCGTGGCGGGCTTTGCCGCCGTGATGGCGATCTGCGTGCTCTCCAGCGTGGTGGCCATACGCGTGGCGCTGCGGGTCGATCCCGCGCAGGCGATAGGGTGA